The stretch of DNA GGAAATTTTGGTTCTGCTAATGCATCACTTTCTTTTTATAATGGAACAATTGAAAACAAAGTATATAATAAAGTAAATAATTTAGATTTAGGTGATACTGCTCAATCCTCTACAATTGATGGTGATGTATTGTATGTGGTAGTAAATGTTTCAAATAAAGTAATTGCGATAAATCGTCATACAGGAGAAATGATGGCAGAAATTGATTCTGACTTGAATAACCCACGTTATGCAGTTAAAGTAGGTTCAAACCAATTGTATGTTAGTAATTGGGGTGATGGAAGCAGTACTACGGATGATTTTATTGCAGTTATTAATACCGATACAAATACCGTTGAAAAAACAATTTCAGTAGCAGAAGGACCTGAAAAAATGGTATTATCTAACGATAAAGTTTATGTTTTACATAAAGGAGGTTGGGGATTTGGTTCTACTGTAAGTGCAATCAATACAACAACAGATGCTGTAACATCTATTAATGTTGGAGATGTTCCTAATAGTTATGATATTGATGGTAATGATTTGTATATATTATGTGAAGGAAATCCGTCGTATGCATCTGTAGAAACTGAAGGAAAACTTTTTAAAATAGACACAACAAATGATGTAGCTTCATTAGTGATTGATTTTGATAGAAATGGAAATATCGAAGAGCACCCAAAGAACTTTCAATTAAGTGATAATGAGTCAGATAAAGGATACTATGAAATGTCGGGTGTTATTTATAAGGAAGATTTAGTATTGAATACAACACCTAGTGTTGTTTTAGAAAATGTTAATATTGGGGATATGAAAGTGGAAGGAGTAAGTTTATATTATACAGATCCAGGAGATTATTCGAGTGCAGGATCTTTTGTTCAATATAATTTATCTACTCAAACAGAAATTAAAAAAGTAGCTACAGATATTATTCCTGGTGATATAACCATAACACCTTAGTCAATAATAACATAATTTTTTTAATATAGAATAGAATCCCGAACTTGTTTCGGGATTTTATTCTTAAACTCATTATATGTGAAAAATCATCTATAAAAAGTTAGAAAAAAACCAATATACTAATATTAAACATATCGATAATCTAATAAAATATGTACTTTTGTTAAAAATTTTAAAGAGTGAAATTAACAATAATTGTAGCTTTTGCAGAAAACCAAGTAATAGGAAAAGATAATCAATTGATTTGGCATTTACCTAATGATTTAAAACGATTTAAGTTGTTGACAACAGGGAAACCTATTATCATGGGAAGGAAAACCTTTGAATCAATAGGAAAACCACTTCCAAATAGAGAAAATATTGTATTGACTCGTGATAAGAACTGGAAGCATGAAGGAGCAAAAGTATTTCATTCAAAGGAAGCCATTTTAGAATATTTAGAAAATCATGAACATGCTTATGTTATTGGTGGCGCTGAAATTTATAAACTATTTCTAGATAATACAGATTTCTTAGAAATTACCTATGTAGATACAAATATTGATGGAGATGCATTCTTTCCATTGATAAATTATGAAAAATGGAATTTAATAAGTGAATTTAGTCATGAAAAAGATGAAAAACATGCTTTTTCCTATAAATTTGTTACATATCGCAGAAAAACCAATTAAAATATAATATGCATGCATAATAAATAAGAATTATGTATTATCTTGCATGTTCAAAGAGTTTAAAATGAGTAGAAGAACAGTGATCAAGGGTTCAGGGTCCTATTTACCTGAAAATATTATTCAAAATAAAGATTTCTTAAATCATACTTTTTATACAGAAGAGGGGACTTTATTTGAAAAAGATAATGAAGAAATCATAGAAAAATTTGAATCGATTACTGAAATTCGTGAACGTCGTTATGTTTCAGATGATATGATGAATTCTGATATGGCGACCATAGCGGCTAAAAGAGCTATAGAAGATGCAAAAATAGACATAGAAGAATTAGATTATATCATTTTTGCTCATAATTATGGAAATGTTACAGTAGAAAAACATCAAACCGATATATTACCTTCTCTTTCTGCTCGTGTGAAACATAACTTAGGAATTAAAAATAGAAAATGTATTCCTTATGATATGAATTTTGGTTGTCCAGGCTGGATTCAAGGTATGATTTTAATGGATCAATTAGGAAAAGCCAATATTGTAAATAAAGCTTTAGTAATTGGTTCTGAAACCTTAAGTAGAATAACAGATCCACATGATCGTAATGCCATGATTTTTGCTGATGGAGCAGGAGCTGTTGTGATTGAAATGGAAAATAGTACTGATAAAGGAATTATAAATTATGCCACCATAAGTGATATGGGAGAGGAGTTGAATTTTATTACAAATGATAAATCCGTGAATCCCGATTATGAAGGTAGTGATGTCAATATTAGTATGAAGGGACGTAAAGTATACGAATATGTTTTAAAAAATGTTCCATATGCTATAAAAGAGGTAATTGATACTGCGGGACTCACCTATACAGATATTTCAAAATTTTTAATCCATCAAGCAAATGCTAAAATGGATCATGCTATTTTACAACGTTTAGAACGTTTGTATGGAATAAAAGGGGATGGATGTACGAATGATGTTATGCCAATGACGATTCAGACTTTAGGAAACTCTTCTGTAGCAACAGTTCCTACGATGTATGATTTGATGATGAAAGGTCAATTAGAAGGTCAAACAATCAAGGAAAATGAATATATGATCTTTGCTTCTGTCGGTGCTGGAATGAATATAAACGCTTTTTTGTATAAAACATAATTTAAAAAGTTGTTATATTTGTAACTTAAAATATAACAGATTTGAATAGACAAACTTTTTTAGGTTCCGTTATTATAGCGGGATTTCTCTTAGATGTATATACCTTTTTTGCTTTTAAAAGAGCCTTTGATAGTAAATTAATTCCTTATATATATTGGGGATTTCATATTCTATACTATGCATTATTTTTATATGGAATGTTTTATGGTAAAGATGAAGATTTTTGGAGAAAATTTAGCTTAATAAGTCTTACACTCCTTTATATACCTAAAATCTTTATTGCCTTTTTTCTAATTATAGAAGATGTTTTTAGACTCTTTTCAAAAGGTTACACAAGTTTAGCGGAAGGCTCATCTGAATTTCCTTCTCGTAGAAAATTTATTAGCCAATTAGCATTGGGTGTTGCTGCTATTCCTTTTTTAAGTGTTTTACATGGAATTATTATTGGAAAATATAATTTTCGAGTAATTAGTAAAACATTGTATTTTGATGATTTACCTGATGAATTTGATGACTTCACTATTACACAAATATCGGATGTCCATTCAGGGAGTTTTGATGATAAAGAAAAAATTGAATATGCAATTGA from Flavobacteriaceae bacterium UJ101 encodes:
- the folA gene encoding dihydrofolate reductase (Key enzyme in folate metabolism. Catalyzes an essential reaction for de novo glycine and purine synthesis, and for DNA precursor synthesis. Belongs to the dihydrofolate reductase family; Contains 1 DHFR (dihydrofolate reductase) domain.; KEGG: bab:bbp133 dihydrofolate reductase) encodes the protein MKLTIIVAFAENQVIGKDNQLIWHLPNDLKRFKLLTTGKPIIMGRKTFESIGKPLPNRENIVLTRDKNWKHEGAKVFHSKEAILEYLENHEHAYVIGGAEIYKLFLDNTDFLEITYVDTNIDGDAFFPLINYEKWNLISEFSHEKDEKHAFSYKFVTYRRKTN
- a CDS encoding beta-ketoacyl-[acyl-carrier-protein] synthase III (Catalyzes the condensation reaction of fatty acid synthesis by the addition to an acyl acceptor of two carbons from malonyl-ACP. Catalyzes the first condensation reaction which initiates fatty acid synthesis and may therefore play a role in governing the total rate of fatty acid production. Possesses both acetoacetyl-ACP synthase and acetyl transacylase activities. Its substrate specificity determines the biosynthesis of branched- chain and/or straight-chain of fatty acids; Belongs to the FabH family.; KEGG: eol:Emtol_0996 3-oxoacyl-(acyl-carrier-protein) synthase III) is translated as MFKEFKMSRRTVIKGSGSYLPENIIQNKDFLNHTFYTEEGTLFEKDNEEIIEKFESITEIRERRYVSDDMMNSDMATIAAKRAIEDAKIDIEELDYIIFAHNYGNVTVEKHQTDILPSLSARVKHNLGIKNRKCIPYDMNFGCPGWIQGMILMDQLGKANIVNKALVIGSETLSRITDPHDRNAMIFADGAGAVVIEMENSTDKGIINYATISDMGEELNFITNDKSVNPDYEGSDVNISMKGRKVYEYVLKNVPYAIKEVIDTAGLTYTDISKFLIHQANAKMDHAILQRLERLYGIKGDGCTNDVMPMTIQTLGNSSVATVPTMYDLMMKGQLEGQTIKENEYMIFASVGAGMNINAFLYKT